One Flavobacterium sp. 90 DNA segment encodes these proteins:
- a CDS encoding T9SS sorting signal type C domain-containing protein, giving the protein MKKTLLLFLLLPFFGIAQTDLVKWNGPSDANGTIVASTAAVSAAQITAGPNSNLQILAYEGFKGTGWPTTFVKDDNKYFQVAVSAKTGYKLKLGAFNFTYNGESHVDVQRYQVRYSKDNFTTSYLLLDEATTTGKINRSLSLANLTLTQGETLTIRIYGYKLMVYGDLNAPIFLANSNTITQTGNTTPTITGTVLTYDASDINANDDNVTTKKNTAITIGVLNNDTAGTSSINNIVIANQPATGQGTVTVNPDKSLTFNPGNNFTGQTSFKYTISNSTKSSTGTVFVNVDDITPSLVIWNGSGSTPKPTAAVSDSNITASDITTNNTMSFGAVNSGFRVNGSPTSLDYSKYIQMSVSPKTGYKIDLTQFKFTYNSTSSNNAGPKKYQVRYSLDPAFPGNGTSLIAETTAVLNTQTTVTANFPPGVVATQNQVFYIRIYVYENDQYYSDYYLVHDNGGELGPTISGVVSSTNTLTANYDTATTPANQAVHIPVLNNDIIGSIPLQTMTISTQSLNGVAVANGLTDVTFTPTTGFSGETSFVYTLYNGSAYSSAIVYVTVTPPPCAATPTPGINQWNGYVYTYTGTPAPTTYVGTVYENPNFERDVQYGTITGDQSVAADNFCGPVPAENFMVRYLMQTTTTADTYNFTIGGDDGVRLYIDGNLITLSPTGSWGDHGYNVYTAQVPLTAASHSFILEYYEKGGIARVSFSHGAVIATNASLEFGINKWNVYGFNLPDINLQASSFAGMYVDPNLNFDSQLFWNKTKSPSYYSNWQGAPMPIDNFTITYKRKGFPCGRYQLVLPNCDDVAKIFINGVDIFTQNGYSNANVQVNGTTTYFLNENSTVEVRLREDAGDANIALNFIDTPTEYNNGTGTIPPNSTSIKITTNTTLNNDIEVCSCTISPNVVLTVPSNKTLTVNQNITVGTGGKLLLEDGASLLQTSTTTNSYQGAADSFQVLRNTDLVKRYDFTYWSAPLTKIPAYTMHDLSPGTLLDKYQSYDSSANAWKINLNGTDEMKPGVGYAIRAPQNFSITNPVTYQAIFNGIPNNGDYSIQLYATNYSLIGNPYPSAIDAQKFITINHNATPSVDVGSLYFWTHNTPPSDKPSAGGSYDYTSNDYAVLNLSGSTSTGAKRPDGTYEPAPSGKIASCQSFFMKASGPGVVKFTNDMRISGSNNEFYKTTKTNELEKNRIWLNLTSNQGAFKQALVGYIEGATNDWDVNYDASTMNGNSFIDFYSINQADKLSIQGRALPFTDTDRIPFGYKTTVAGDFTIAIDHADGLFDNQAIYLEDKTTGKVIDLKAGNYTFTTAIGTFTDRFTIAYTKKTLGTGDFETTENDLLVSVKEKTIKVTSTKENIKEVAIYDISGKILYNKKKVDAAELQVQNLQSATQVLLVKITLDNDYVVTKKIIFN; this is encoded by the coding sequence ATGAAGAAAACTCTACTTTTATTTTTATTGTTACCTTTTTTTGGAATTGCACAAACTGATCTTGTAAAATGGAATGGGCCAAGCGACGCTAACGGAACAATCGTAGCTTCTACAGCGGCAGTTTCAGCAGCCCAAATTACAGCAGGTCCAAACTCAAATTTACAAATTTTAGCATACGAAGGTTTTAAAGGAACAGGTTGGCCTACTACTTTCGTTAAAGACGACAACAAGTATTTTCAAGTAGCGGTAAGTGCAAAAACAGGATACAAACTTAAATTAGGAGCTTTCAATTTTACTTACAATGGTGAATCTCATGTTGATGTACAAAGATATCAGGTACGATATTCCAAAGACAACTTTACAACAAGCTATCTATTACTGGATGAAGCAACTACAACAGGAAAAATAAACAGATCATTAAGCCTTGCCAATTTAACTTTGACGCAAGGAGAAACACTAACTATAAGAATTTATGGTTATAAGTTAATGGTATACGGAGATCTAAATGCTCCAATATTTTTAGCCAATTCAAATACTATCACTCAAACAGGAAATACGACACCTACAATCACCGGTACAGTTTTAACATATGATGCAAGTGATATAAATGCTAATGATGACAATGTAACTACCAAAAAAAATACGGCAATCACAATAGGCGTTTTAAATAATGATACAGCTGGAACCAGTTCTATTAACAACATTGTAATAGCAAATCAACCTGCAACAGGGCAAGGTACCGTAACCGTAAACCCGGATAAATCTTTAACTTTTAATCCTGGAAACAATTTTACGGGACAAACTTCTTTTAAATACACCATTTCCAATTCAACTAAATCATCCACAGGAACTGTATTTGTAAATGTAGATGACATTACTCCAAGCCTTGTGATCTGGAATGGATCAGGATCTACTCCAAAACCTACTGCTGCGGTTTCAGATTCTAATATTACCGCCTCAGATATCACAACAAACAACACCATGTCTTTTGGTGCAGTAAATAGTGGCTTTAGAGTAAATGGATCTCCAACTTCATTAGATTACTCAAAATATATTCAAATGAGTGTTAGCCCTAAAACGGGGTATAAAATAGACCTTACGCAATTTAAATTTACTTACAATTCAACATCTTCAAATAATGCAGGTCCAAAAAAATATCAGGTTCGATACTCTTTAGACCCAGCTTTTCCAGGAAACGGAACGAGTTTAATAGCTGAAACAACTGCTGTATTAAATACACAGACAACTGTAACAGCTAATTTCCCTCCTGGCGTTGTAGCGACACAAAATCAAGTATTTTATATCCGAATCTACGTTTATGAAAATGATCAATACTACTCAGATTACTATCTTGTACATGATAACGGAGGAGAACTAGGTCCAACAATTTCAGGCGTTGTTTCAAGTACCAATACCTTAACTGCTAACTATGATACGGCAACTACACCAGCGAATCAAGCAGTACACATTCCGGTTTTGAATAATGATATCATAGGATCAATTCCATTACAAACTATGACTATATCAACACAATCTCTAAATGGTGTCGCTGTAGCTAATGGTCTTACTGATGTAACTTTTACCCCAACTACAGGTTTTTCTGGTGAAACATCATTTGTATATACTCTTTATAACGGAAGTGCTTATTCGTCGGCAATTGTTTATGTAACCGTTACACCACCACCATGTGCTGCTACTCCAACACCTGGAATAAATCAATGGAACGGATATGTTTACACCTATACAGGAACACCAGCACCAACTACATATGTTGGAACGGTTTACGAAAATCCAAATTTTGAAAGAGATGTACAATACGGAACAATAACAGGTGACCAAAGTGTTGCTGCTGATAACTTTTGTGGTCCGGTACCGGCTGAAAATTTTATGGTGCGCTATTTAATGCAAACCACTACCACAGCTGACACTTATAATTTTACAATAGGAGGAGATGACGGTGTTCGATTGTATATTGACGGAAACTTAATTACTCTTTCGCCAACAGGTTCATGGGGTGATCACGGCTATAACGTTTATACTGCTCAGGTTCCGTTAACTGCAGCATCACATAGCTTTATACTTGAATATTATGAAAAAGGAGGAATCGCAAGAGTATCCTTTTCACATGGCGCGGTTATAGCAACTAACGCCTCACTTGAGTTTGGAATTAATAAATGGAACGTTTACGGTTTCAATTTACCAGATATCAATTTACAAGCTTCGAGTTTCGCAGGAATGTATGTTGATCCAAATCTAAACTTTGACTCACAACTTTTTTGGAATAAAACAAAATCACCTTCATATTACTCTAATTGGCAAGGAGCACCAATGCCTATCGACAATTTTACTATTACTTATAAACGTAAGGGCTTTCCATGCGGTCGCTATCAACTTGTGCTGCCAAATTGTGATGATGTGGCAAAAATTTTCATTAATGGAGTTGACATTTTTACTCAAAATGGTTACAGCAATGCTAATGTACAAGTAAATGGAACTACCACATATTTCCTAAACGAAAACTCTACAGTAGAAGTACGCCTTAGAGAAGATGCTGGTGATGCTAATATTGCTCTTAATTTTATTGATACACCAACTGAATATAATAATGGCACGGGAACTATACCCCCAAACTCAACATCTATTAAAATAACCACAAATACAACTTTAAATAACGATATCGAAGTTTGTTCTTGTACAATTAGTCCAAATGTGGTTCTTACCGTACCTTCTAACAAAACATTGACGGTTAACCAAAATATAACTGTTGGAACGGGTGGAAAACTTCTGCTTGAAGATGGAGCTTCATTACTACAAACTAGTACCACGACAAATTCTTATCAAGGTGCAGCAGATTCTTTTCAGGTACTAAGAAATACAGATTTGGTGAAACGTTATGATTTTACGTATTGGTCAGCACCACTAACCAAAATTCCGGCTTATACAATGCATGACTTGTCACCAGGTACATTATTAGACAAATATCAGAGCTATGATTCTTCAGCAAATGCATGGAAGATCAATTTAAACGGAACAGATGAAATGAAACCTGGTGTGGGATACGCAATTAGAGCGCCACAGAATTTTTCAATCACAAATCCAGTGACTTATCAGGCAATTTTTAATGGTATTCCTAATAATGGTGATTATTCAATTCAACTTTATGCTACAAATTATAGTTTAATAGGAAATCCTTATCCATCAGCGATAGATGCACAGAAATTTATTACTATAAACCACAATGCTACACCATCTGTAGATGTTGGATCATTGTACTTTTGGACACACAATACGCCTCCAAGTGATAAGCCTTCAGCAGGAGGATCTTATGATTACACCAGTAATGATTATGCTGTTTTAAACTTATCAGGATCAACTTCTACAGGTGCAAAACGACCTGACGGAACTTACGAACCTGCACCATCTGGAAAAATAGCTTCTTGTCAGTCTTTCTTTATGAAGGCTTCTGGTCCTGGTGTTGTTAAGTTTACAAATGATATGCGTATAAGCGGAAGCAATAATGAGTTTTATAAAACAACAAAAACAAATGAGCTTGAGAAAAATCGTATTTGGTTAAATCTTACGAGTAATCAGGGAGCTTTCAAACAAGCTTTGGTTGGTTATATCGAAGGTGCAACAAATGACTGGGATGTTAATTATGATGCTAGTACTATGAATGGGAATTCTTTTATAGATTTTTATAGTATTAATCAAGCAGATAAATTGAGTATTCAAGGGCGTGCTTTACCATTTACAGATACTGACAGAATTCCGTTTGGGTATAAAACTACTGTTGCAGGTGATTTTACCATAGCAATCGATCATGCTGACGGATTATTCGATAATCAGGCAATATATTTAGAAGATAAAACGACAGGAAAAGTTATAGATCTAAAAGCTGGTAATTATACTTTTACAACTGCAATAGGAACTTTTACAGACCGTTTTACAATTGCATATACGAAGAAAACTCTTGGAACAGGAGATTTTGAAACTACTGAAAACGATCTTTTGGTTTCTGTAAAAGAGAAAACAATCAAAGTAACTTCTACTAAAGAAAACATTAAAGAAGTTGCTATTTATGATATATCAGGAAAAATTCTTTACAATAAAAAGAAAGTTGACGCAGCTGAATTACAAGTACAAAACCTTCAATCAGCCACACAGGTTTTATTGGTAAAAATAACATTAGACAATGACTATGTTGTAACAAAAAAAATCATATTTAATTAA
- a CDS encoding regulatory protein RecX: MKPFCTPKEALLKLEHFCAYQERCHAEVVTKLYSLKMTNDESEQIIVQLIESNFLNETRFACSFARGKHRIKQWGTIRITNELKARQISSTNIKIALKEISPEEYDTTFQQLSERCWENLREKDVLKKRKKFCDYMLRRGFESFLVYDKVKELEKNS; encoded by the coding sequence ATGAAACCATTCTGCACTCCCAAGGAAGCCTTACTTAAGCTCGAACACTTTTGTGCCTATCAGGAGCGCTGTCATGCAGAGGTTGTTACGAAATTATACAGCTTAAAAATGACCAATGATGAATCAGAACAAATCATAGTTCAGCTAATCGAAAGTAACTTTTTGAACGAGACTCGTTTTGCCTGCAGTTTTGCCAGAGGCAAACACAGAATCAAACAATGGGGAACTATCAGAATCACAAATGAACTAAAAGCAAGGCAAATTTCTTCGACAAATATCAAAATAGCATTAAAAGAAATATCTCCTGAAGAGTATGACACTACTTTTCAGCAATTATCAGAAAGATGTTGGGAAAATTTACGTGAAAAAGACGTACTGAAAAAGAGAAAAAAATTCTGCGATTATATGCTAAGACGTGGTTTCGAAAGTTTTTTAGTTTACGACAAAGTAAAAGAATTGGAAAAAAACTCATAA